From Nilaparvata lugens isolate BPH chromosome 7, ASM1435652v1, whole genome shotgun sequence, one genomic window encodes:
- the LOC111048017 gene encoding uncharacterized protein LOC111048017, which yields MAECYDEPLSSAQIHYYRERLLAFNSSSLKIKKLLTSQKATLVGLKKTAQLYKLNGEFVPTNDNTSFQVINLKNWNRPTSAQHVKLDCKINASSEVLMQNNYINRNHPQNSVPHNSASPASILNDSPRTMENQSDSNFIAYSTRKVDDPMGIGNVTQTNKTNDKATNNTLHPKQSLSLLKKVSPIRNSRERRLIPAIKRQNNMGVYVLKTIVGSTAISVHKNGEKHVSKVSKPITHNTEVENCSYVMSPSTGEQIDLHSSEKLHQSSQIAKPVLCRKIDETENQILPSIKSQANVIHTSPSNGENRATYIGIANEQLETRPLVIDAVPLSWGNNQGNTALGGKINGLRNIYGNDTTNSGVTNNNSEDSFSVLRISTSNQTQTQMNRVLSINTNSRISMSTNFSNTREQIDSQVGFSSSTSAPTAKLYVEIPRVSESIDLCSPVDSKEFEIQDISKASATKRVNMESCSNERVKGIRNKSEISVSTDTDTDSDIEMSYCPEKLHVDEENPLINHGKPITGHTSRYIDNDDHNSSDKYEMDRARKDLSEKSIIIDNSTEGTGMSGMMMIGDAQRLSSNSLQGGENSISIGKTFNNSSTENCYDKLKTGPMKRRNFMVMVPSFCNKETTIIWEKINGLLSTTGLEFIMELLQMGLIRGNQNCSSPREHNERSMKLIQVQGKNSGKEMLWSCSHCQELVSVFHGSIFEGAHLSPFTIIKLIYYWCIQTNIEWLKIKENLHHSDISKFYSRFRAVCTTGLRQQILTKLGGNMCEVQVSSIDVFLGERVIILGALEPGKNCMILKAISCQSYIRKHIIRLILNELSSMVHSESVIVTDFSFLADHYLKPYFATIQRFKGKDFHPYVVDLPITNFLNTTVRMFIKTKLSGLEIRSMETVQLVLNELVWRKKCDFSPTNTFNTFLEHLSVQTSVDLDTLYIHELDRVAKSPLLNWWKLSENGRLGCIESLKKTIESTLVDQMRLNESRSGEVGNEGGKTILTPCAKRMENDEVDDNQSATSRDESLIIIDDENITDNHSSSKSILASLNEYYYGYSKNRTRIKFSNGIQFMNCPICSLVVTDNINMMKHIFIHAVLKDETCLVAEEIEEFCRYCLFTSKGNMGNHVSCNAKPISPLTCLICLASFEREIDLFSHMRLIHVQTEMPYSCKVCGFRTSEYRYIIDHFYLVHRGDKYVQCPFCLQAYSIISAGKVLDMNVCFHFYKHIKQHLMIGVNHYCYKCCLNFLSSRMYGAHRMKDHLSCKSLVVKYAGLGPNLDDPSSELFIKKQLTENYKSVQKKYVFVNYKHEPPHVHNLPAHVVCVECQESLLLRNHFPGNFRCKLCTYSTCCGRAIHYHIADHHSTNNCKLSPPRTAIILTEPMKCECGFLSFSGSKLADHLVLCGKTTLYKCSPVSINQNELEQIASL from the coding sequence ATGGCGGAGTGCTACGATGAGCCATTGAGTTCAGCACAAATCCATTATTACCGTGAGAGGCTTCTAGCGTTTAACTCAAGTAGCTTGAAGATCAAAAAATTGTTAACCTCTCAAAAAGCCACTCTAGTAGGATTGAAGAAAACTGCTCAGCTGTATAAATTGAATGGTGAATTTGTGCCGACAAATGACAATACAAGTTTTCAAGTGATAAATCTCAAGAATTGGAATCGACCGACTTCTGCTCAACACGTGAAATTAGATTGCAAAATCAATGCTTCATCTGAAGTTTtgatgcaaaataattatatcaacagAAATCATCCTCAAAATTCCGTACCTCACAATAGTGCATCTCCCGCAAGTATTTTAAATGATAGTCCCAGAACTATGGAGAATCAAAGTGACTCCAACTTCATAGCCTACAGCACTAGAAAAGTAGATGATCCAATGGGAATTGGGAATGTCACACAAACTAACAAAACTAATGATAAAGCAACCAATAATACATTGCATCCGAAGCAATCATTGAGTTTGTTGAAGAAGGTTTCTCCCATAAGAAATTCTAGAGAAAGGAGATTAATTCCTGCTATCAAGAGACAGAACAATATGGGAGTCTATGTGCTGAAGACAATTGTAGGTTCTACAGCAATCTCTGTTCATAAAAATGGTGAAAAACATGTATCAAAAGTTTCTAAACCTATTACTCACAACACGGAAGTTGAAAACTGTTCCTATGTGATGTCTCCATCAACAGGTGAACAAATCGATTTGCATAGTTCAGAAAAACTGCATCAATCTTCACAAATTGCTAAACCAgttctatgcagaaaaattgacGAAACTGAAAATCAGATTCTTCCATCAATAAAGTCACAAGCCAATGTCATACATACATCTCCTTCAAATGGAGAAAATCGTGCTACATATATAGGAATAGCTAATGAACAACTAGAAACTAGGCCACTTGTGATCGATGCTGTTCCCTTGTCTTGGGGGAATAATCAAGGGAATACTGCTCTTGGGGGGAAAATCAATGGTTTGAGAAACATTTACGGAAATGACACGACAAATTCAGGagttacaaataataattctgAAGATAGCTTTTCAGTTCTGAGGATATCAACTAGCAATCAGACTCAAACCCAGATGAACAGAGTATTGTCAATCAACACAAATTCACGGATTTCAATGAGCACGAATTTCTCTAACACAAGAGAACAGATTGATAGTCAAGTTGGATTTTCTTCATCCACAAGTGCTCCAACTGCTAAACTATATGTGGAAATTCCAAGAGTATCTGAATCTATAGATTTATGTTCACCTGTAGATTCTAAAGAGTTTGAGATACAAGATATTTCCAAGGCATCTGCAACCAAGAGAGTGAATATGGAAAGTTGTTCCAATGAAAGAGTCAAAGGAATACGAAATAAATCGGAAATCAGTGTAAGTACTGATACTGATACTGACAGCGATATTGAAATGTCATATTGTCCTGAAAAGTTACATGTAGATGAGGAAAATCCATTAATAAATCATGGTAAGCCAATTACTGGCCATACTTCACGTTACATTGATAATGATGATCACAATTCATCTGATAAATATGAAATGGATAGAGCCAGAAAAGACTTGTCTGAAAAGTCCATTATAATTGACAATTCAACTGAAGGCACGGGTATGAGTGGTATGATGATGATAGGAGATGCTCAGAGATTATCGAGCAACAGTTTACAGGGAGGTGAGAACTCCATCTCAATTGGAAAAACTTTTAATAATAGTTCCACTGAGAATTGTTATGATAAGTTGAAGACTGGTCCAATGAAAAGACGCAACTTCATGGTGATGGTGCCTTCATTTTGTAATAAAGAAACCACTATTATTTGGGAAAAGATAAATGGATTGTTGTCAACTACTGGATTAGAGTTTATCATGGAATTACTCCAAATGGGATTGATCAGAGGTAACCAGAATTGCAGCAGCCCAAGGGAACATAATGAAAGATCGATGAAACTGATTCAAGTTCAAGGAAAAAATTCAGGAAAGGAAATGTTATGGTCTTGCAGTCATTGTCAGGAATTAGTATCCGTTTTCCATGGTTCCATCTTCGAGGGAGCACATCTCAGTCCATTCACAATAATTAAACTTATCTACTACTGGTGTATCCAGACTAATATAGAGTGGCTGAAAATAAAGGAGAATCTACACCACAGTGATATTTCTAAATTTTACTCTAGATTCAGGGCTGTGTGTACAACTGGACTGCGTCAACAGATACTCACCAAACTTGGTGGAAATATGTGTGAGGTTCAAGTCAGCTCCATAGACGTGTTCCTTGGAGAAAGGGTGATTATTCTTGGTGCTCTTGAACCTGGCAAGAATTGTATGATATTGAAAGCAATATCCTGTCAATCATACATCCGGAAGCACATAATACGTCTTATTCTCAATGAATTGTCAAGCATGGTGCATTCTGAAAGTGTGATTGTTACAGACTTTTCATTCTTAGCAGATCATTACTTGAAACCGTACTTTGCAACTATACAGAGATTCAAAGGGAAAGATTTCCATCCATATGTGGTTGACCTACCAATCACAAACTTCTTGAACACTACAGTCAGAATGTTCATCAAAACCAAACTGTCTGGATTGGAGATTAGAAGCATGGAGACCGTTCAGTTGGTTCTCAATGAACTGGTATGGAGAAAGAAATGCGATTTCTCACCGACAAATACATTCAACACTTTTCTTGAACATTTATCAGTACAAACTTCGGTTGATTTGGACACATTATACATTCATGAACTAGACAGAGTTGCAAAATCACCACTCTTGAACTGGTGGAAATTGAGTGAGAATGGGAGGCTTGGATGCATTGAAAGTTTGAAGAAAACTATTGAATCCACATTAGTTGATCAGATGAGATTGAATGAGTCACGTTCAGGAGAAGTTGGTAATGAAGGTGGGAAAACTATTTTAACACCATGTGCTAAGCGCATGGAGAATGATGAAGTTGATGATAATCAAAGTGCCACTTCGAGAGATGAATCCTTGATTATCAttgatgatgaaaatattaCCGATAATCATTCATCTTCAAAGTCAATTTTGGCATCATTGAATGAGTACTATTATGGATATAGTAAAAATAGAACACGTATTAAATTTTCCAATGGGATCCAATTCATGAATTGTCCTATTTGTTCTTTAGTAGTAACagataatattaatatgatGAAACACATTTTCATTCATGCAGTTTTGAAAGATGAAACATGTCTAGTGGCTGAAGAAATAGAGGAATTCTGTCGTTATTGTTTATTCACAAGCAAAGGAAACATGGGAAATCACGTGAGCTGCAATGCCAAGCCGATATCGCCTCTAACATGCTTGATTTGCTTGGCTTCATTCGAAAGAGAGATTGATCTTTTCTCTCATATGCGCCTGATACATGTGCAGACAGAAATGCCCTACTCGTGCAAAGTGTGTGGATTCCGAACCTCGGAATACCGGTACATCATAGATCATTTCTACCTGGTGCACAGAGGTGACAAGTATGTGCAATGTCCTTTCTGCTTGCAAGCCTATTCGATTATAAGCGCTGGTAAAGTTTTGGATATGAATGTTTGCTTCCACTTCTACAAACATATCAAACAGCACCTAATGATAGGAGTGAACCATTACTGTTACAAGTGTTGTTTGAATTTTCTCAGTTCCAGAATGTATGGGGCACACAGGATGAAAGATCATTTGAGTTGTAAGTCATTGGTGGTAAAATATGCAGGACTGGGCCCGAATCTGGATGACCCGTCTTCCgaactttttataaaaaaacaacTAACAGAAAACTACAAATCTGTACAAAAGAAATACGTATTCGTTAACTACAAACATGAACCACCGCATGTTCATAATCTACCAGCACATGTTGTGTGTGTTGAGTGTCAAGAATCACTTTTGCTTCGAAATCACTTTCCAGGGAATTTTAGATGCAAACTGTGCACTTATTCTACATGCTGCGGCAGAGCAATACATTATCACATAGCAGACCACCATAGCACGAACAATTGCAAGCTTTCACCTCCGCGAACAGCAATCATTTTGACTGAACCAATGAAATGTGAATGTGGGTTTCTTTCTTTTTCGGGTTCCAAATTAGCTGATCATCTTGTACTTTGTGGTAAGACAACGTTATATAAGTGCAGCCCGGtgtcaatcaatcaaaatgAATTGGAACAAATTGCCTCGCTATAG